One stretch of Sebastes umbrosus isolate fSebUmb1 chromosome 5, fSebUmb1.pri, whole genome shotgun sequence DNA includes these proteins:
- the fstl3 gene encoding follistatin-related protein 3, with translation MIFFIPVFGAILTLYQIGRNPASAGMCWLQQGQEQRCDMVLMRGVTREECCAGGRLDTAWSNTSLPMNEVSLLGFLGIVSCKPCKETCEGVKCSPGKVCKMKTGRPQCVCSPDCSNITRKHAVCGSDGRSYKDECTLLMARCMGHPDLEIMYQGDCKKSCSNVVCPGTHTCVTDQTNSAHCVTCRTTPCPIPMPSEQQICGNDNITYPSACHLRRATCFLGRSIGVRHYGHCNTPPRKRQDFEGSEENAV, from the exons ATGATCTTCTTTATTCCTGTTTTTGGTGCGATTCTCACTTTGTATCAGATTGGGAGGAATCCTGCCAGTG CCGGGATGTGCTGGCTGCAGCAGGGTCAAGAGCAGCGGTGCGACATGGTGCTGATGCGAGGGGTGACCAGAGAGGAGTGCTGTGCCGGCGGCCGCCTGGACACAGCGTGGTCCAACACCAGCCTGCCCATGAATGAGGTCAGCCTGCTGGGTTTCCTGGGAATCGTGTCCTGTAAACCATGCAAAG AGACTTGCGAGGGAGTGAAATGCAGTCCCGGGAAGGTTTGCAAAATGAAGACGGGAaggcctcagtgtgtgtgctctcCGGACTGCTCCAACATTACCCGGAAGCATGCTGTGTGCGGCAGCGACGGGAGGTCGTACAAGGATGAGTGTACTCTGCTGATGGCTCGCTGCATGGGGCACCCGGACCTGGAGATCATGTACCAGGGAGACTGCAAGA AGTCGTGCTCCAACGTGGTGTGTCCAGGCACCCACACCTGCGTGACTGACCAGACCAACAGTGCTCACTGTGTCACGTGCCGCACGACTCCTTGCCCAATCCCCATGCCGTCTGAGCAGCAAATCTGCGGCAACGACAACATCACTTACCCCAGCGCCTGCCACCTCCGCCGGGCCACCTGCTTCCTCGGCCGCTCCATAGGAGTCCGCCACTACGGCCACTGCAACA CTCCTCCTCGGAAACGTCAAGATTTCGAAGGCAGCGAAGAAAACGCCGTCTAG